Genomic segment of Trichoderma breve strain T069 chromosome 7 map unlocalized scaffold00007, whole genome shotgun sequence:
TTGTTACTCTTTCTATGTAATTCTATGAACCGAGAATGACATGTGTAGCCCCATTTAAGCCCCTGCTGTCATGGCGATGTATCCCTTTAGCCAAGCTATCTAATTATGTCCATTGCATATAAAACCACGCCCACTTCAACTGTGACATGATGTCAGATCGTAAGATTGGCCCATGGCCCCGTGGATGTTCCCAATCAGTATGGGATGCGAGGGGCAAATCGCATTTGCGAAGCGCCAACGTCATACACAGCCAGCACATTATGTAGCCATGTGGCGCCGAGAATAGATGGCCTACCAGCAGCTGTAGGTTGTACGCCCAGAGCACACATGTCATCAACTCTCACATTCTGGAGAATGAGATCTTTTGGCGACATGTAGAAAGTCTGGTCCGCGATCTCGATGCCAAACTCGGGTGCAGTGGTGTTGCAGGGCACAAGGAAATTGCCTAAAGCCTCGGGAGGAGAGACTGGTGCCTCAGGGAATTTCGCATATAGGACTTTAGTTACGGTTGGTGATAGCATTGTGAGGAATGTACCGCTGTCGACAACATTAAATATGCCAGCTCCAGGAATTTTTTCATCGTCTCCTTTGGAGTCGCCAACGACGTAGTTTTCCGCAACAATGGTGTAGAAAGTAAAGTTTGTCCTTCTACGAGCATCTCCGCTGTTCAAATTGTCGGCGATCAGGATAGGAGTGCTGGCAAAACTGGGCTTGATCGGTACTGGGGGCAGCCCTCCCAAAGCAAAAGTTCCACCGTTGTTGCGCTCCATGGCAATACCGAACAAAGGTGCCGTAAGATTCTTTCGGAAGACGTTGGCTAAAAAGCTGTTGTATGGAATTGTAGCATTGGCGACATCTGGGGCAAGGACAGTTTCATTGCCAGCGAATGCGCCAGGAAACGCACTCGTGAGCAAAGGATAGGACAAGCCGATCAAGCCGTCGACTTGTCCTTGAGCCCCAAAGTTGATGAGATTGGCAATGGAAATCTCCTGGTCGGGGATAGTAATGCCTGCTACAGAAACGGACTCGTACCCCAGGCTGCCGGCAACAATCTGACCACTACCATATCTGACGTCAAGATGTTGGTCGCGTATTTCACCTCCCGAATACGTGCCCTTgaaggtggtggtgaagtTGCAAACGCTGTTGCTTTGTATGGTCAGATTTGCTGAGACGCACTGGAAATTTTCGCCTGGTATCCAGAGATCACTTGAACCAGTATCGAAGATGAGCTTCAAAGTCTGGTTCCCAACTGTGACTTCGCCAGCTAGCTCTGTGTTTGAAAAGACTGAAGCGAGAGTGCCCTCTCCGAACTTTTGGAAGGTGGATGAACCGGATGTGTCGCTGCGTGAGAGGATCCCCGATGCTTCATGCGCAGATGATGATCGAGCTTTAACGCGAGTGAGTCGGATGGTGTTGGTTGTGACAGTATTTGGACTTGGATCCTGGAATGGAGCTGGGGACCTCATTTGAAGCAGTGACTCTGGCTGAGTTTTCTCTATGCTTCGCGGTAGTAGGGGGCTCGACGCGGCCAAATAGGCCTGCATGAGGACCGACCATGGGAGTACTGTCTTCATGGTGGTAATTGAGACGCTCTTTaagattgaaaaaaaaaaaaaaaaaaaaaaaaaaagtttgcCAACCTGCAAATGGTGGTGTATTTGTATTTATTCTGATTGAATGcgaatttgatgatgaactCCAAAGCTATGATGCTTGGTATAGGTTGTGTTTATATAGCAGGACCTATCTTCATCAATCGTCTTGAAACCCAGTTTGGGCTGAAAATAGTTCTATTTTAAGCATCCTAGGACTTGAATAGGGCTGTGGTTAGCACAGCCATAACTCAATACCCCAGTTCCTGTTGGTAGATCTGGAGCTAGTTCTTATGGGGATCATCGTGATCACCACATCAATTGTCTGGCGGCACGCTGTGATTGGGTCGGTGATTTGTCATGCTATAATCATGATAATACCGATGTATCAGAACTATTGCATTGGTAGCCCTATGCCCTAGCGAAATACGATACTTGGGCAATTCTATTATTCTCATCACCATAGTTGTTATATGTGTAGGAATATTTGATTGCGGTGTTTTTACTCAAACAGAGACTGTTCAGGAGTTAGATGCTCGACATCCTGTCCCTGCCGAATTAATTGGAGGAGTCAACGATAAAATCTCCTTGCTCGTATTATCACTACACTCATTGAGGCTCACATATCTGTATTTAGTGCCTCCACTGCCCCATCGATCGTCTCCTGATCTTGAAGGCGCAGACACGGTGTGGTGACCAGCAAGCGATTTAAGCGAGTCAAACATATACATAAAATTGGCCCAAATAAGCCATGAGCGACAGAGCACACTAAGAATAACAGACGGATGTAGAAAAGGATTGTCGGGCATGGTTCCTAATTTATGAGCAATGCCTGACACATTGCTCATTAGCAAAACCTTGACACTTGATTGACGGGATATCATGAGATACGGCTTGCGAGTTGGCTCAAGTTAATTTACCGACCAGTCAAGGGCT
This window contains:
- a CDS encoding eukaryotic aspartyl protease domain-containing protein; this translates as MKTVLPWSVLMQAYLAASSPLLPRSIEKTQPESLLQMRSPAPFQDPSPNTVTTNTIRLTRVKARSSSAHEASGILSRSDTSELAGEVTVGNQTLKLIFDTGSSDLWIPGENFQCVSANLTIQSNSVCNFTTTFKGTYGSGQIVAGSLGYESVSVAGITIPDQEISIANLINFGAQGQVDGLIGLSYPLLTNVANATIPYNSFLANVFRKNLTAPLFGIAMERNNGGTFALGGLPPVPIKPSFASTPILIADNLNSGDARRRTNFTFYTIVAENYVVGDSKGDDEKIPGAGIFNVVDSGTFLTMLSPTVTKVLYAKFPEAPVSPPEALGNFLVPCNTTAPEFGIEIADQTFYMSPKDLILQNVRVDDMCALGVQPTAAGRPSILGATWLHNVLAVYDVGASQMRFAPRIPY